AGGGAGTGAGGTGCCTGGCACTGTCATCAGCTTTGTAACCCATCCCTGGGATGTAAGCCTGGTTCAGAAGATTGAGCTGGCAGCTCGCCGGAGGAGAAGCCTTCCAGGACTAGGGTCCTCAGTGAGAGAGCCTTTGCCCCAGCAAATCTGATGGCAGCCGGCTTAAATATGATGACATTAACAGGGATCCTTCCCTTTGTCCTGGGTGGGTGAGCACACTTATCGTAGGCTGCCCTGGGCTGCCCAGTCACCCCCCTTGAAGCCCTGGTGAGCTGCTATCTGGCTTCCAAAGGTAAGATGTGGCCAGATGTAGAGAATGAGCTACTGAGGATGATTCCTTGTGGGCTTTCACATGactcatgaaaaataaagtagatttttgtctttgtattatGTCATAGTTTCTAACAGTAAATGATGTGTTCATTGAACTGTGAGAAGATTCACACTCCAGACTACCACACCTAGGACAGAGGCTCTTTCAGTTGCTGTTTGAATTAATAAACgtttagattttatttcctgCCCCCCAAAACATCCATTAAGCccccagagaagggaaaggggttGTGACTAGCAGTACAGAGATTTTCTTCACCAACAGTGCCCATGGCAAGCTTGGGCATTCTTGGTGAAATCTCTCTGGGAAGTACTGgcagaagaataaaaaacagGCTGACACAAAAGTACTGCTTGGTGTGCATTTCCAGGCTCTAccttctttctcatctcttcacggcaggggaagagaagagaaacaaaactgttTACAAAATTGGCAAAATAAGCATATAGCTTCCTCTCACTATCTCCTAGGTTCCGGCTTCTGCAGCATTATATAAGCCTAAGTAATGAGGAGCAGCTGAGGTCAAATATAATACTGcacaaaacaacttaaaaatacttaCACACTGAAACAgataaggaggcagagaaaagaaatggaccCATGGGAATCTTTGCCAGAAGACAATGTTGTACTAAATGTATAATCATAGCTCTCTTTTTCATGTGAGGAAACTTGAGGCTCAGAGGGATAAAACAACTTGCTCAAAATCATACGCGTAAGTATGATAGAATCTGGTCTGTCTGCACTGGGGGTTGAGTTATTTACCAACTTTTAATAGTGCCCACTTGGACTCTCAAAAGCAACCCAATTTGGACAAAATTTGGTCACTCTGTCCATGAATCAGTGTGGCAAAACTGCCCAGGAGGCTTGTCTAAAGTACAGattccaggggcccctggctgactcagtcactagagcatgcgactcttgatctcagggttgtgagttcaggcctcacaATGGagggagagattacttaaaaatagtctttttttttttttttttaaagtacagattcCTGAGCTCAGAACCATTTGTCTATGCCATTCTGCTTTCCCCAGAGACCCAGCCAGGTCCTGATAAGGTATCAGTAACCCCACCAGGTCAGAGTGATGTTCCCAGACAATAATCTCTCTGGAGCCTTGGAGAATCTAAGTGGTCTTATGCTGGCCCACCTGCCAGAATGAACCTCCTCCAGAGCTCTCCCCTTCACATTTTACCTCCTAGCACTCCCTAGGGGCAGACCTGATTTTGTGTGTCCTAACTTGCATCACACTAATTCAAGCAACTTAGGAATAGAAAATGatgtggttctcaaccagggttGCCCAACCTCTAAAATAGTGGTCTAATCATTCTCTACCTCCGGGACATATCTCCTTCCCAACTGCCCCAGGAAACAAGCATCCCATCTTTGCATGTTCGAGGTCGGCAACAGGGGGCCCCCTCACAAAGAAGGTTATCTCTCATTGCTAGGAAGTCCTTGGCTGCACTGTATCAAAGTCGGGCCCAAATATGGTTCCTTCCTATAGGCCTGATCAGGCTAAGGGCAGAGTGATCTATTTACTCCTCCTCTCAGGAGGATCCAGCCAACACAGTAACACCTCTTACAGTTTGACCACGTTTTTCACCTGGACTTCTCCTAAGCCCATCCTAAGCTTCATCCTTTCATGGTGGTAGTAGCATTGTtaatacagtatttgccttttggGGGGAGAGATGAATGTAATGATTAGGTTGTCATTTTGTGTTGTGTCATTTTGTCAtgaatttgttttgaattttatattaaaatgggCCCACTATTCCCACTTTGTGAAGCCATTCAGGACCCTCATTTTGCCTTGGAACACGTTTGATATCTCTCCCAGTGTCACTTTGAAATGTGATGAGCTTGCCCACACATTTCTATCGGGTATAAAtccagagcccaacatgaagcCCTACCGTCCAGCAGAACACTTCTCCACTACCTGTGGAACCTTGGCTAGGCCCCTTAACCTCCTGGTTTTTTGAGCCCTCAGTTGTAAAAACGTGAGGGGTATGTGAATTTACATTTGGGGCACGACAAGTTCAGTAAGAGCTTGTCTTTGCTTCTATTATTCCCAGCTGGAATGTCTTCCCTCAGCTCTCCATGGGTCCAAATCTAACTTGTCTTTCAGGCCCACTGCCAAGGAGCCTTCCACACAAATTTCTGCCTGTCTAGCTATTGAATACTTAGGGTCAGTACCATACAACCAGGCTGTGTCTTAGGTTAATCTTTCCTCTCAAGCCAATGGCAGAATGTGGGTTTCTCTTGCCCTCTTTTGGTCCCTGGGGCTGTGCCGGCCTATAGGTATGCTCCACAGGGAGTGGCTGGGTGAGGAGAAAGATGGGAGGGCCCAGGCAGAGTGTTCCTCTGCCTCCACTCTGCTCTCCTCCATTAAAACTCAGAGAGCCTAAAAGCTGCCCCTCAAGTCACAGATTCCTTATGTGACCTCACTGGGTAGTGATGACCTCACAGGCCTTTTCACAGTTACCATGACAGGGTAACTACACAAACGTGGTGCTTTCAGGAAAGCTTCCCTACCAGTTCTCTACCAGATACCAGTCTGTTTGGATGCCTGAGAGAGAATGTCTGACCGGATCTTCTATATTCATTCTAATTTGTCCTCTGTCCCCTGGGAGGGCAGCACAGCAGGTGAGCGTAGGCCAGGAATCTGTACAAGAGTCACTGGTGTACACATAACTTCACATGGCTGCCACATGTTGCTTTGGGGCTTGCCCGCCGCACCTCTGAGCTTCTCCAACTGTAAGTAATAGCCCTCAGGGACCTACAGTGTTCCTGCTCATTGCCGAAGACACGTAAAATGTCATCCCTGGGCAACTATTCAGAAAGCTTCTAAACTTCATAATTGTAGCTTTCCCTTTTGGGCTACAAGTTGCTTCCATTCTGACACTTTCCTGATCGGCCTCTTAGCAATAGTCGAGCGAATTTTTGTTGGCAGGTAAGAAATGGAGCAGTTTGAGGAAGAACCATTGAGGTCCGCTCATGAACCTCCCCTTCAAACCCAGGCACCTTCACCATGCTGTCGTGTAAACATCCACATGGGGCCCCTCAAACACACCCCAGACAGAGCTGCTGAGTACTGGGGTAAGGGTGGTGGTGTCATGTGCACGGGCAGAACAAAAGAGCCAAGGAGAGTGATGAAGTGATACCAAGACTGGAGGGTTGATGAAATGGTGTCCCAGGAGATTGGGTTGATGTGAGCCTAGACGCTACCCAGAATCTGTCTTTGAACCTCCTGATCATTCTGCCTTAGTATTTGGCCATTTTCTAATCTAGATAAAAATATTAGAGGGCTAGAGGACAGTGTGGTTGAAACAGGCAGTATGAATGGGGCCCAAGAGGAGTTGCCCAAGAGGAGATGGGAGGGTttcttaatccatttattttaggttattttttccAACACTTGAAAGGTATTTCCATTAAAGCTTCAGAAGTTATAGACCTTAGGAATTTCCCCCCTATGGAAGGGAAAGATGGAGGGGATCCTGGTTGCAACTGTTTTCAGGCTCTACTGTGTCCTCTGAGAATGGGGAACAGATTTCCAGGTCTCCTGCTGCTGCCATGAGCTCCAGAGAATCACCTTTGCAGCCATGTTCCTTCTCTAGGGGACTCATTGGGGTGACTGGCCAAGGCTGTGTTTTGAATACCAAGCAGATTAAAGGTCTTCAGCCAGAAACTGGGAGAGACATGAGAGGGTAGGTCCTGGCAGGACACTGTATACAGCAGAAATGACTGATTAGATCTGATTTTCTTTCCAACAGCAGGGGCTCCCTCTTCTCCTACACCTGGTCACTACCATGTCCTCTaccgagggtgtggagaaacccAGGTGGGCTGGCATGGGGAGACGTACTGCCTGGTTGGTGGCTACCGGACCTATGGGGATGCTCCTGTGGCCACCCCAgcaaagacagaagcagagaaaccAATTCC
The Lynx canadensis isolate LIC74 chromosome E2, mLynCan4.pri.v2, whole genome shotgun sequence genome window above contains:
- the DPEP2NB gene encoding DPEP2 neighbor protein, producing the protein MSDRIFYIHSNLSSVPWEGSTAAGAPSSPTPGHYHVLYRGCGETQVGWHGETYCLVGGYRTYGDAPVATPAKTEAEKPIPSQAPKRRRAMAESNKDVRCSSPKIRRLKHGGRRMTPKKLAD